A genomic region of Maniola hyperantus chromosome 5, iAphHyp1.2, whole genome shotgun sequence contains the following coding sequences:
- the Hakai gene encoding E3 ubiquitin-protein ligase Hakai isoform X2, whose amino-acid sequence MNGEKRNSRGRGRGRGRGRGRGRGRGRGKKVPKVMSSDEEECSIEEAVQDQEEVMMVVEDVKVEPEHSEPAKLEVPSDISQLEAPVFTTLQRGPPEPMLRLDWSHRATLIGEKVLNPMIYCCDICSKPILIYGRMIPCKHVFCLSCARSDHTHCPRCREKVLRVEQTGLGTVYMCTHSGSRYGNTGCRRTYLSQRDLQAHINHRHVSSGGENKQEADPPPPSVAIVKPLSVPSSANDPRSHAHGAGERPRGPRTNLITVPIHDQPDSHNYYTYYQTPQPVPPPAMPAVSSVQVLHALSVPPPPYYTAPYAPSATYVGQPGPTMTTNVAGVSPMPSSVPIATVNPITDTARWPEGYQQPGVPVQQWPPQSQHHYYR is encoded by the exons ATGAACGGGGAGAAGAGGAATTCTCGCGGTAGAGGTCGAGGGCGCGGACGTGGCAGGGGTCGCGGCCGAGGTCGCGGGAGGGGTAAGAAGGTGCCCAAAGTGATGTCTTCGGATGAGGAGGAGTGTTCCATAGAAGAGGCTGTCCAAGATCAAGAGGAAGTTATGATGGTAGTGGAAGATGTCAAAGTGGAGCCAGAACATAGTGAACCAGCGAAAT TGGAAGTCCCCTCGGACATATCTCAGCTGGAAGCACCTGTGTTCACAACTCTGCAGAGAGGTCCCCCGGAGCCCATGCTGCGGCTGGACTGGAGCCACCGAGCCACGCTCATTGGGGAGAAAGTGCTCAACCCCATGATATACTGCTGTGATATCTGCTCCAAACCTATACTTATTTATGGTAGAATG ATACCATGTAAGCATGTTTTCTGCTTGTCATGTGCCAGATCTGATCACACTCATTGCCCGCGCTGCAGAGAAAAG GTATTAAGAGTGGAACAAACAGGCCTTGGAACTGTCTACATGTGCACTCACTCTGGAAGCAGATATGGCAATACAGGGTGTAGAAGGACTTATTTGTCACAG CGTGACCTGCAAGCTCACATCAACCACAGACACGTGTCATCGGGAGGGGAGAACAAACAAGAAGCCGATCCGCCGCCTCCCTCTGTCGCCATTGTCAAACCACTTTCT GTGCCGAGCAGCGCCAACGACCCGCGCTCGCACGCGCACGGGGCGGGCGAGCGGCCGCGCGGGCCGCGTACGAACCTTATCACTGTGCCGATACACGACCAGCCGGATTCGCACAACTACTACACTTACTATCAG ACGCCGCAGCCGGTGCCGCCGCCCGCAATGCCGGCGGTGTCGTCGGTGCAAGTGCTACACGCGCTCAGCGTGCCGCCGCCGCCCTACTACACCGCGCCCTACGCGCCGTCCGCTACGTATGTGGGGCAACCTG GTCCAACGATGACGACCAACGTGGCGGGCGTGTCACCAATGCCCAGCTCCGTCCCCATAGCCACCGTGAACCCTATCACGGACACCGCGCGCTGGCCCGAGGGCTACCAGCAGCCCGGCGTGCCGGTCCAACAGTGGCCGCCGCAGAGCCAGCACCACTATTACAG GTAG
- the Hakai gene encoding E3 ubiquitin-protein ligase Hakai isoform X1 — protein MNGEKRNSRGRGRGRGRGRGRGRGRGRGKKVPKVMSSDEEECSIEEAVQDQEEVMMVVEDVKVEPEHSEPAKLEVPSDISQLEAPVFTTLQRGPPEPMLRLDWSHRATLIGEKVLNPMIYCCDICSKPILIYGRMIPCKHVFCLSCARSDHTHCPRCREKVLRVEQTGLGTVYMCTHSGSRYGNTGCRRTYLSQRDLQAHINHRHVSSGGENKQEADPPPPSVAIVKPLSVPSSANDPRSHAHGAGERPRGPRTNLITVPIHDQPDSHNYYTYYQQTPQPVPPPAMPAVSSVQVLHALSVPPPPYYTAPYAPSATYVGQPGPTMTTNVAGVSPMPSSVPIATVNPITDTARWPEGYQQPGVPVQQWPPQSQHHYYR, from the exons ATGAACGGGGAGAAGAGGAATTCTCGCGGTAGAGGTCGAGGGCGCGGACGTGGCAGGGGTCGCGGCCGAGGTCGCGGGAGGGGTAAGAAGGTGCCCAAAGTGATGTCTTCGGATGAGGAGGAGTGTTCCATAGAAGAGGCTGTCCAAGATCAAGAGGAAGTTATGATGGTAGTGGAAGATGTCAAAGTGGAGCCAGAACATAGTGAACCAGCGAAAT TGGAAGTCCCCTCGGACATATCTCAGCTGGAAGCACCTGTGTTCACAACTCTGCAGAGAGGTCCCCCGGAGCCCATGCTGCGGCTGGACTGGAGCCACCGAGCCACGCTCATTGGGGAGAAAGTGCTCAACCCCATGATATACTGCTGTGATATCTGCTCCAAACCTATACTTATTTATGGTAGAATG ATACCATGTAAGCATGTTTTCTGCTTGTCATGTGCCAGATCTGATCACACTCATTGCCCGCGCTGCAGAGAAAAG GTATTAAGAGTGGAACAAACAGGCCTTGGAACTGTCTACATGTGCACTCACTCTGGAAGCAGATATGGCAATACAGGGTGTAGAAGGACTTATTTGTCACAG CGTGACCTGCAAGCTCACATCAACCACAGACACGTGTCATCGGGAGGGGAGAACAAACAAGAAGCCGATCCGCCGCCTCCCTCTGTCGCCATTGTCAAACCACTTTCT GTGCCGAGCAGCGCCAACGACCCGCGCTCGCACGCGCACGGGGCGGGCGAGCGGCCGCGCGGGCCGCGTACGAACCTTATCACTGTGCCGATACACGACCAGCCGGATTCGCACAACTACTACACTTACTATCAG CAGACGCCGCAGCCGGTGCCGCCGCCCGCAATGCCGGCGGTGTCGTCGGTGCAAGTGCTACACGCGCTCAGCGTGCCGCCGCCGCCCTACTACACCGCGCCCTACGCGCCGTCCGCTACGTATGTGGGGCAACCTG GTCCAACGATGACGACCAACGTGGCGGGCGTGTCACCAATGCCCAGCTCCGTCCCCATAGCCACCGTGAACCCTATCACGGACACCGCGCGCTGGCCCGAGGGCTACCAGCAGCCCGGCGTGCCGGTCCAACAGTGGCCGCCGCAGAGCCAGCACCACTATTACAG GTAG